Proteins encoded within one genomic window of Hahella chejuensis KCTC 2396:
- the hemH gene encoding ferrochelatase, producing the protein MIISPDNTRSAVLLVNLGTPDAPDAPSIRRYLKQFLSDPRVIEAPRLIWWAVLNLVILRFRPRKLIPNYRKIWTPKGSPIKTITQQQACGLQNALGQELGARVLVDFAMTYGAPSLPDKLAALQRQGIEKVLVLPLYPQYSATTTAASFDALAQAMAKMRDIPELRFVKRYHNHPAYIASLVDSVRAHWRVRGRQGKLLFSFHGLPKAYVEKGDPYRRDAEETALAVARELKLDESQWLMSFQSRVGTAEWLKPYTDATVTELGANGCEALDVICPGFSADCLETLEEIEEENRGLYEQAGGKDFHYIPALNAEPEHIELLQELCEQHLRGWI; encoded by the coding sequence ATGATCATTAGTCCTGATAACACCCGGAGCGCCGTGCTGCTTGTCAACCTGGGCACGCCGGACGCCCCAGACGCCCCCTCTATACGCCGTTACCTGAAGCAGTTCCTCAGCGATCCCAGAGTGATCGAGGCGCCGCGCCTGATCTGGTGGGCGGTCCTGAATCTGGTCATTCTCCGTTTTCGCCCCAGAAAGCTCATTCCCAACTATCGCAAGATCTGGACGCCGAAGGGCTCACCGATCAAAACCATCACGCAACAACAGGCCTGCGGCCTGCAAAACGCACTGGGACAGGAGCTGGGCGCTCGCGTGCTGGTGGATTTCGCCATGACTTATGGCGCGCCGTCCCTGCCGGATAAGCTTGCAGCGTTGCAACGCCAGGGCATCGAGAAAGTCCTGGTGCTGCCCCTTTATCCGCAGTACTCCGCCACCACCACCGCCGCCAGCTTTGACGCGCTGGCTCAGGCCATGGCTAAGATGCGCGACATTCCGGAGCTTCGTTTCGTGAAGCGCTACCATAATCATCCCGCCTACATCGCCTCCTTAGTGGATAGCGTGCGCGCCCACTGGCGGGTGCGAGGGCGTCAGGGCAAGTTACTGTTTTCCTTTCATGGCCTGCCTAAAGCCTATGTGGAGAAAGGCGATCCTTACCGCCGCGATGCGGAAGAGACCGCCCTGGCTGTGGCGAGAGAGCTGAAACTGGATGAGTCGCAATGGCTGATGAGCTTTCAGTCCCGGGTTGGAACGGCGGAGTGGCTGAAGCCTTACACCGACGCCACCGTTACGGAGCTGGGCGCCAACGGTTGTGAAGCGCTGGACGTCATTTGCCCTGGCTTCTCCGCAGACTGCCTGGAAACGCTGGAAGAAATCGAAGAAGAAAACCGGGGGCTGTATGAACAGGCCGGCGGCAAGGATTTTCATTATATCCCCGCCTTAAATGCAGAACCGGAACATATTGAGCTATTGCAGGAACTCTGTGAGCAACACTTACGAGGTTGGATCTGA
- a CDS encoding c-type cytochrome, which produces MRVAKKVPVILVGVASILLSVSVQAADAAAGKAKSAVCAACHGADGKAVIPTYPSLAGQNEQYLVEAMKAYRSKNRSGGQAVIMQGQAAALSDEDIANLAAYYAGMK; this is translated from the coding sequence ATGAGAGTAGCCAAGAAAGTCCCTGTAATCCTGGTCGGCGTGGCTTCCATATTGCTTTCCGTCTCCGTACAGGCGGCGGATGCGGCGGCGGGCAAAGCCAAGTCGGCCGTTTGTGCGGCATGCCATGGCGCGGACGGCAAAGCCGTTATCCCCACCTATCCGAGTCTGGCCGGCCAGAATGAACAGTATCTGGTGGAAGCGATGAAAGCGTACCGCAGTAAGAATCGCAGTGGCGGTCAGGCGGTTATTATGCAAGGCCAGGCGGCGGCTTTGTCTGACGAAGATATCGCCAATCTGGCGGCTTATTACGCTGGAATGAAATAA